The Longimicrobium sp. genome has a segment encoding these proteins:
- a CDS encoding AAA family ATPase gives MIPRLREVRIGNYKSIEQAVVSLSGMTVLVGANGSGKSNFVDALAFVQECLSTSIEAAFRKRGGVTQVARHIRAGGREDLEFAFVIDLDPSTAAEYGFSIASDWNKTPEIIREYCTIREAGEEKHAFELERGRFTKRIPGIRPLVEPGRLMLYAASVTPEFQPVYSFLTGVRMYAIHPDDLREPRAPEPGLELESHGRNASSVVRVLTERFSDRHARIEGVLRSVVPGLEQVLVETIGSREFVMFVEATDRGPGAMLLDASTASDGTLRMLGMLLAVYQPATPTVLLVEEPEATIHPAAADVIVSVLMDAAKRSQVVITTHSPDVLDNKEITDDMLRVVSKPSGRTVITPISSASRTAVRQNLYSPGELLRMDELNPEIDPSHPSSAPEIDPAGTAG, from the coding sequence AACAGGCCGTCGTGAGCCTGTCCGGCATGACGGTGCTGGTGGGCGCGAACGGGTCCGGGAAGAGCAACTTCGTCGACGCGCTCGCCTTCGTGCAGGAGTGCCTCTCCACCTCCATCGAAGCCGCGTTCCGCAAGCGCGGCGGCGTCACGCAGGTGGCGCGGCACATCCGCGCCGGCGGACGGGAGGATCTCGAGTTCGCATTCGTGATCGACCTCGATCCGTCCACCGCGGCTGAGTACGGATTCAGCATCGCTTCCGACTGGAACAAGACCCCGGAGATCATCCGCGAGTACTGCACGATCCGGGAAGCGGGGGAGGAAAAGCACGCCTTCGAGCTGGAGCGGGGCAGGTTCACGAAGCGCATTCCCGGAATCCGGCCCCTCGTGGAGCCCGGGCGACTGATGCTGTACGCCGCATCGGTCACACCGGAGTTCCAGCCGGTGTACAGCTTTCTCACGGGCGTCCGCATGTACGCGATCCACCCGGATGACCTCAGGGAACCGCGTGCGCCGGAGCCGGGGCTGGAACTGGAGAGCCACGGCCGGAACGCCTCATCCGTCGTCCGCGTGCTCACGGAACGCTTCAGCGACCGGCACGCGCGGATCGAGGGCGTTCTTCGAAGTGTCGTGCCCGGCCTGGAGCAGGTCCTGGTAGAGACGATCGGGTCGCGGGAGTTCGTGATGTTCGTAGAGGCGACGGACCGGGGGCCCGGAGCAATGCTGCTGGACGCCTCGACCGCGTCGGACGGAACGTTGCGAATGCTGGGGATGCTGCTCGCCGTGTATCAGCCCGCCACACCGACGGTGCTGCTCGTAGAGGAGCCCGAAGCGACGATCCACCCCGCCGCCGCCGACGTCATCGTTTCCGTGCTGATGGATGCCGCGAAGCGCTCGCAGGTCGTGATCACCACGCACAGCCCGGACGTGCTGGACAACAAGGAAATCACCGACGACATGCTGCGCGTGGTGTCGAAGCCGAGCGGCCGGACGGTGATCACGCCCATCTCCAGCGCTTCACGAACCGCGGTCCGGCAGAACCTGTATTCGCCGGGCGAGCTTTTGCGGATGGACGAGCTGAACCCGGAGATCGATCCATCCCACCCGAGTTCCGCGCCCGAGATCGACCCGGCGGGAACCGCGGGCTGA
- a CDS encoding DUF4276 family protein, producing the protein MAVLPIVEGHAETESVPVLLRRLGIPCVRPFRVKRNKVVKPGELERAIELATMDRTGATAVLVLLDADDDCPAALAPALLQRARAVSPLPVSVVFAVREFEAWFLGGVGSLRGHRGIGDDASYDGDPEQPRGAKERLEALMAGRSYLDTDDQPALMAALDIDEARLRCPSLDKLLRDLEALP; encoded by the coding sequence ATGGCCGTACTGCCGATCGTCGAAGGGCACGCCGAGACCGAGTCCGTTCCCGTCCTGCTGCGCAGGCTGGGGATTCCGTGCGTTCGCCCGTTTCGCGTCAAGCGCAACAAGGTCGTGAAGCCGGGCGAACTGGAGCGCGCCATCGAACTCGCGACGATGGACCGTACAGGCGCCACCGCCGTGCTGGTGCTGCTCGATGCAGACGACGACTGCCCCGCCGCGCTTGCTCCGGCGCTTCTGCAGCGGGCCAGGGCGGTCAGCCCCCTGCCCGTCTCCGTCGTTTTCGCCGTGCGCGAGTTCGAGGCATGGTTCCTGGGCGGGGTCGGGTCGCTGCGGGGTCATCGTGGAATTGGCGACGATGCCTCCTACGACGGCGACCCGGAGCAGCCGAGGGGCGCGAAAGAGCGCCTGGAAGCGCTCATGGCCGGCCGGTCCTACCTGGACACCGACGATCAGCCCGCGCTGATGGCTGCACTCGACATCGACGAAGCACGCCTGCGCTGCCCGTCGCTCGACAAGCTTTTGCGCGATCTCGAAGCGCTCCCGTAG
- a CDS encoding outer membrane beta-barrel protein, giving the protein MKRTLIASALFAGTMLSAGGLDAQVSKNSGFLLNLHVAGNSIETTLEDMESERETGGGLGLGLGYGFGETFALVINLDAASVSSDDDDADEDAEDLALAHFDIGGRLNFGSTASALRPYVNAAFSGVAEGTTSEDADENVTISGAGFTLGGGLQYFFSPRFALDAGLQGSFGKFNQIQLGDESSEIDEDVKFTTARLQLGVTFHP; this is encoded by the coding sequence ATGAAGCGCACACTGATCGCCTCCGCCCTTTTCGCGGGCACCATGCTCTCCGCGGGCGGCCTGGACGCGCAGGTCTCCAAGAACTCCGGGTTCCTGCTGAACCTGCACGTTGCCGGAAACTCCATCGAGACGACCTTGGAGGATATGGAATCGGAACGTGAGACCGGCGGCGGGCTGGGGCTGGGGCTCGGCTACGGATTTGGGGAAACCTTCGCCCTCGTGATCAACCTCGATGCGGCGAGCGTCAGCTCCGACGACGATGACGCGGACGAGGACGCTGAAGACCTCGCGCTGGCGCACTTCGACATCGGTGGCCGGCTGAACTTCGGCAGCACGGCGTCGGCTCTCCGCCCGTACGTGAACGCGGCGTTCTCGGGCGTCGCCGAAGGCACCACCAGCGAAGATGCGGACGAGAACGTCACCATCAGCGGCGCGGGCTTCACCCTCGGCGGCGGCCTCCAGTACTTCTTCTCGCCCCGCTTCGCGCTGGACGCGGGCCTGCAGGGCAGCTTCGGCAAGTTCAACCAGATCCAGTTGGGCGACGAGTCCTCCGAGATCGACGAGGATGTCAAGTTCACCACGGCACGCCTGCAGCTGGGCGTGACCTTTCACCCGTAG
- a CDS encoding outer membrane beta-barrel protein, with translation MRKALLAAAGAVLVSSTAHAQTSDTRGWMVNVHVAGTATGGAGQDAEMRRGGALGVAVGYGFSDRLALLLSADGGRVKYPGPVMADGGATGSYDQLTIDIALRASFLDEHSPLRPYLASGITGVAESPRPDDAGIVTSGGGITIGGGLQYFTSSRVAIDAGLLVTAGSFTGFEVDGEKHEYDEGLGFSHSRLQLGITWHP, from the coding sequence ATGCGCAAAGCACTTCTCGCCGCCGCCGGCGCGGTGCTCGTGTCGTCCACGGCCCACGCCCAGACGTCCGACACCCGCGGCTGGATGGTGAACGTGCACGTCGCCGGCACCGCCACCGGGGGCGCCGGCCAGGATGCCGAGATGCGCCGCGGCGGCGCGCTGGGCGTAGCGGTCGGCTACGGCTTCTCCGATCGCCTGGCCCTGCTGCTGAGCGCGGACGGCGGCCGGGTGAAGTACCCGGGCCCGGTGATGGCCGACGGCGGGGCCACCGGCAGCTACGACCAGCTGACGATCGACATCGCCCTGCGCGCCAGCTTCCTGGACGAGCACTCGCCGCTGCGGCCGTACCTGGCCAGCGGCATCACCGGCGTGGCGGAAAGCCCGCGGCCGGACGACGCCGGGATCGTCACCTCCGGGGGCGGCATCACCATCGGTGGCGGGCTGCAGTACTTCACCTCGTCCAGGGTGGCCATCGACGCCGGCCTGCTGGTTACGGCCGGCAGCTTCACCGGGTTCGAGGTGGACGGGGAGAAGCACGAGTACGACGAAGGCCTGGGATTCAGCCACTCGCGACTACAGCTGGGGATCACCTGGCACCCCTGA
- a CDS encoding PAS domain-containing protein, giving the protein MSIIDIPALSLDQRLEGVFGENTDPMFLLDERAAELIPDYQAIVWECDAKTFVFSHVSQSAEEIVGYPARRWVDEPTFWADVVLHHDDRDESVTYCASETACDRDHDFEYRARTADGRVIRLRDVVRVVPPMDGHPKRLRGIMLVVG; this is encoded by the coding sequence ATGTCCATCATCGATATCCCGGCCCTTTCGCTCGACCAGCGCCTGGAAGGCGTGTTCGGCGAGAACACCGATCCCATGTTCCTGCTGGACGAGCGCGCCGCCGAGCTGATCCCCGACTACCAGGCCATCGTGTGGGAGTGCGACGCGAAGACCTTCGTGTTCTCGCACGTCAGCCAGTCGGCGGAGGAGATCGTGGGCTACCCGGCGCGGCGGTGGGTAGACGAGCCGACGTTCTGGGCCGACGTGGTCCTTCACCACGACGACCGCGACGAGTCGGTGACGTACTGCGCGAGCGAAACGGCGTGCGACCGCGACCACGACTTCGAGTACCGCGCGCGGACGGCGGACGGACGCGTGATCCGGCTTCGCGACGTGGTGCGCGTGGTGCCGCCGATGGACGGACATCCCAAGCGGCTGCGCGGGATCATGCTCGTGGTGGGCTGA
- a CDS encoding DNA polymerase IV yields the protein MIPRILLADCDSYFVRCAMLADPEGAGRSELVLVGGSATGRGVVTSASYAARKFGVHAGMPMATAIRLCPRGVVVPVPGEMVNRKHKEVRAVLDEFSPVVEAASVDEFYLDLTGTELLYHGEPLEETCRRMQQAVMDRTGISISIGGATGRTLAKMAASVNKPFGVHIVPPGGEAAFMSRFALSDIPGVGPALAEALRRRGATQVSDIAPLDLATLTSWVGDSRAQWLYHLARGEDFGGVAPRRPQKSISHERTFPIDISDPEELETRLMMLAVETGASLRADGLRARTVTVRLRYADFTDRSASRTAPDAIESDRAIFTIARELLRELLAKRAGAARLLGVGVSKLTGDEEREPALFADTPGGPETARDRKLAEATDRVTGKYGKGALVPARIAHRDPKDRHRGRGGSVEE from the coding sequence TTGATCCCACGCATCCTCCTAGCCGACTGCGACTCGTACTTCGTCCGCTGCGCCATGCTGGCGGACCCGGAAGGCGCGGGGCGTTCGGAACTGGTGCTCGTGGGCGGCAGTGCCACCGGGCGTGGAGTGGTGACGTCGGCCTCGTACGCGGCGCGCAAGTTCGGCGTGCACGCGGGAATGCCCATGGCCACGGCCATCCGGCTCTGCCCGCGAGGCGTCGTGGTCCCCGTTCCCGGCGAGATGGTGAACCGCAAGCACAAGGAGGTGCGCGCGGTGCTCGACGAGTTTTCGCCCGTGGTGGAGGCGGCCAGCGTGGACGAGTTCTACCTGGACCTCACGGGCACCGAGCTGCTGTACCACGGCGAGCCGCTGGAGGAAACCTGCCGCCGCATGCAGCAGGCGGTGATGGACCGCACGGGCATCAGCATCTCCATCGGCGGGGCGACGGGGCGCACGCTGGCCAAGATGGCGGCCTCGGTGAACAAGCCGTTCGGCGTGCACATCGTTCCGCCGGGGGGCGAGGCCGCGTTCATGAGCCGCTTCGCCCTCTCCGACATCCCCGGCGTGGGCCCCGCGCTGGCCGAGGCGCTGCGGCGTCGGGGCGCCACGCAGGTGAGCGACATCGCACCGCTGGACCTGGCGACGCTGACGTCGTGGGTGGGCGACTCGCGGGCGCAGTGGCTGTACCATCTGGCGCGCGGGGAGGATTTCGGGGGCGTGGCCCCGCGGCGTCCGCAGAAATCCATCTCGCACGAGCGAACGTTTCCGATCGACATCTCCGACCCGGAAGAGCTGGAAACGCGGCTGATGATGCTGGCGGTGGAGACGGGCGCCTCGCTGCGGGCGGACGGGCTGCGGGCGCGCACGGTGACCGTTCGCCTTCGCTACGCGGACTTCACCGACCGCTCCGCCAGCCGCACCGCGCCGGACGCCATCGAATCGGACCGCGCGATCTTCACCATCGCGCGCGAGCTGCTGCGCGAGCTGCTGGCCAAGCGGGCGGGCGCGGCGCGGCTGCTGGGCGTGGGCGTCTCGAAGCTGACGGGCGACGAGGAGCGGGAACCGGCGCTCTTCGCGGACACACCGGGCGGTCCGGAAACGGCGCGCGACCGCAAGCTGGCGGAGGCGACGGACCGGGTGACTGGCAAGTACGGCAAGGGCGCGCTGGTGCCCGCGCGCATCGCCCACCGCGACCCCAAGGACCGCCACCGAGGCCGCGGCGGTTCGGTGGAGGAGTAG
- a CDS encoding RNA polymerase sigma factor: MSGPLERTMEETDIHLIHQAKHGDGAAIRELYQRHAQRVYAVVKRLAGHDEALAEDWAQEAWVRAIRALPTFRGESRFTTWLHRIAVNSALHGRRSRLRKAGRETAMVDDDFSVRPTAENALLRHKLERAMERLPDGMRKVLVLHDVEGYTHEEIGEMLGVNPGTCKSQLFKARARMRKLLSPLPADEPAEEEMAACGT; the protein is encoded by the coding sequence ATGTCCGGACCCCTCGAGCGGACCATGGAAGAAACCGACATCCACCTGATCCACCAGGCCAAGCACGGCGACGGGGCCGCGATCCGCGAGCTGTATCAGCGGCACGCGCAGCGGGTGTACGCCGTGGTCAAGCGCCTGGCGGGCCACGACGAAGCCCTCGCCGAAGACTGGGCCCAGGAAGCCTGGGTGCGCGCCATCCGCGCGCTTCCCACCTTTCGCGGCGAGTCGCGCTTCACCACGTGGCTTCACCGCATCGCCGTCAACAGCGCCCTTCACGGACGCCGCAGCCGGCTGCGCAAGGCGGGGCGGGAGACCGCGATGGTGGATGACGATTTTTCCGTGCGCCCCACCGCCGAGAACGCGCTGCTGCGGCACAAGCTGGAGCGTGCCATGGAGCGCCTGCCCGACGGGATGCGAAAGGTGCTCGTTCTTCACGACGTGGAAGGCTACACGCATGAGGAGATCGGCGAGATGCTGGGTGTGAACCCCGGAACCTGCAAGAGCCAGTTGTTCAAGGCCCGCGCGCGGATGCGCAAGCTGCTCAGCCCGCTGCCGGCCGATGAACCCGCGGAGGAGGAGATGGCCGCATGTGGCACCTGA
- a CDS encoding PDZ domain-containing protein → MKYRNLILPLLAAALALPATARAQEDTTAHGRRPGMIGVVFDVKDGDDAVRIMEVRPGSPAARAGVREGDVVVRLNGQAATGRTFDVLPRRLQAGDTVRLRVRRDAGGEQDVVIVAAPRPGQMQMAGPTRERMRIIINGDTSDVPFGAMLHQLDSLSEHLPLEAMALRIDSLHSRLLDIDTTVLRFHVDSLITILGDSLPVMMRRMPNIEIIGAPMGEGMMPLREEVRVHGGMPFDGPGAQPFLMELGRRSAAGAELAEMNEGLSRYFGNVREGALVIDVGSDTPAARAGLEAGDVIVRAGGQSVNDPEDVRRALMRSENGSTEVEVVRQGRRHTLNLQWEGSGVRTFRRELRPSRRENVIIRRGAGE, encoded by the coding sequence ATGAAGTACCGCAACCTGATCCTGCCGCTGCTGGCCGCGGCGCTTGCCCTTCCCGCCACCGCGCGGGCGCAGGAAGACACGACCGCCCACGGACGCCGTCCGGGGATGATCGGCGTGGTGTTCGACGTGAAGGACGGCGACGACGCCGTGCGCATCATGGAGGTGCGGCCGGGCTCTCCCGCCGCGCGCGCCGGCGTGCGCGAGGGCGACGTGGTGGTGCGCCTGAACGGCCAAGCCGCCACCGGCCGGACCTTCGACGTCCTCCCGCGGCGCCTGCAGGCCGGCGACACCGTGCGGCTGCGCGTTCGCCGCGACGCCGGCGGGGAGCAGGACGTGGTGATCGTGGCCGCGCCGCGCCCCGGCCAGATGCAGATGGCCGGCCCCACCCGCGAGCGCATGAGGATCATCATCAACGGCGACACCAGCGACGTGCCGTTCGGGGCCATGCTCCACCAGCTGGACTCGCTGAGCGAGCACCTGCCTCTGGAGGCCATGGCGCTGCGCATCGACAGCCTGCACTCGCGGCTCCTGGACATCGACACCACGGTGCTGCGCTTTCACGTGGATTCATTGATCACCATCCTGGGCGACAGCCTTCCGGTGATGATGCGCCGCATGCCGAACATCGAGATCATCGGCGCGCCCATGGGCGAAGGCATGATGCCCCTGCGCGAAGAGGTGCGCGTGCACGGAGGCATGCCGTTCGATGGGCCCGGCGCGCAGCCGTTCCTGATGGAGCTGGGCCGCCGCTCGGCCGCCGGCGCCGAGCTGGCCGAGATGAACGAGGGGCTGAGCCGCTACTTCGGAAACGTCCGCGAGGGCGCGCTGGTGATCGACGTGGGCTCCGACACCCCCGCGGCCCGCGCCGGGCTCGAGGCGGGCGACGTGATCGTCCGCGCGGGCGGGCAGAGCGTCAACGACCCCGAGGACGTTCGCCGCGCCCTGATGCGCTCCGAGAACGGCAGCACCGAGGTCGAAGTGGTGCGCCAGGGCCGCCGCCACACGCTGAACCTGCAGTGGGAAGGCAGCGGAGTGCGCACCTTCCGCCGCGAGCTGCGCCCGAGCCGGCGCGAGAACGTGATCATTCGCCGGGGCGCCGGAGAGTAA
- a CDS encoding CC0125/CC1285 family lipoprotein — translation MRKLLILVALAGLTGCTPPLYMKSNFLQSPGHSDKSLGEGVWEVSFRTKAGINRDHLREIGAYYRSAELARAAGFPFFQVVRYQGWEKTERYPGTPPDMGVTTEYLIRLTIRGVHTRDAELKCESESPAHCKTYTTAEVLRTLGPSLQQPTGEQGASTSP, via the coding sequence ATGCGTAAGCTTCTGATCCTGGTGGCGCTCGCCGGCCTCACCGGGTGCACTCCGCCCCTGTATATGAAATCCAACTTCCTGCAAAGCCCTGGACACTCGGACAAATCGCTTGGTGAAGGGGTCTGGGAGGTCAGTTTCAGGACCAAGGCGGGAATCAACCGTGATCACCTGCGCGAGATCGGTGCTTACTACCGTTCCGCGGAACTCGCGCGCGCCGCAGGGTTCCCGTTCTTTCAGGTCGTGCGCTACCAGGGGTGGGAGAAGACCGAGAGGTATCCCGGCACCCCTCCGGATATGGGTGTGACCACCGAGTACCTCATTCGGCTCACCATACGTGGTGTGCATACGCGGGACGCGGAACTGAAGTGTGAAAGCGAATCTCCCGCGCATTGTAAAACCTACACGACCGCGGAAGTGCTGCGCACGCTCGGGCCCAGCCTGCAGCAACCCACCGGCGAGCAAGGCGCGTCAACTTCCCCCTGA